From the Cupriavidus necator N-1 genome, one window contains:
- a CDS encoding OPT/YSL family transporter has product MTMPTQLNAPMAAQPATRTRFMEPLLLLVSVGLSVFGAMIGMQLIVSLGISANTSIIGALIAIVFSRIPLEITRRFRVLERQNLVQTAISSATFGAANSLMIPIGVPYAMGMPELATPMLIGAVIAMFVDGAMLYFLFGSRIFPATGTWPAGIATAEAIWAGDRGGRKAAFLGLGIAVGVGGAWLGVPMSAFGAAFLGNLAALTMFGIGLLVRGYSVALTGIDIAKAYIPHGLMIGAGIVALFQVANEIRRARYVPAADARTIEVPASRASRILSGGFLIYLAIALLISVLAGHVSDMSLGMLVVFVLYAAFAAYVHELIVGIAAMHSGWFPAFAVALITLTIGILIGFPPTALAVLVGFSAATGPAFADMGYDLKTGYLLRGEGRDMEAELAGRKQQFLAAMIGFAVAAVVVLVFHRTFFAQNMIPPVDRVYAASIKAGSSAEIARNLVIWAIPGALLQLIGGSRRQLGILLSTGMLIASPLAGWAVLAGLAIRFVLQRLRGDKHVAEMSAFAGGVIAGDALFSFFGSVTKLRK; this is encoded by the coding sequence ATGACCATGCCAACACAACTGAACGCGCCGATGGCGGCGCAGCCTGCAACACGGACACGCTTCATGGAGCCCTTGCTGCTGCTGGTCTCCGTGGGGCTGTCGGTATTCGGCGCCATGATCGGGATGCAGCTGATCGTGTCGCTGGGGATCTCGGCCAACACCTCGATCATCGGCGCGCTGATCGCGATCGTGTTCTCGCGCATCCCGCTGGAGATCACGCGGCGCTTCCGCGTGCTGGAGCGGCAGAACCTGGTGCAGACGGCAATCTCGTCGGCCACCTTCGGCGCCGCCAACTCGCTGATGATCCCGATCGGCGTGCCATACGCGATGGGCATGCCGGAGCTGGCCACGCCGATGCTGATCGGCGCGGTGATCGCCATGTTCGTCGACGGCGCGATGCTGTACTTCCTGTTCGGCAGCAGGATCTTCCCCGCCACCGGCACTTGGCCGGCCGGCATCGCCACGGCAGAGGCCATCTGGGCCGGCGACCGCGGCGGACGCAAGGCCGCGTTCCTGGGCCTGGGCATTGCCGTGGGTGTGGGCGGCGCCTGGCTGGGCGTGCCGATGTCCGCGTTCGGCGCGGCCTTCCTGGGCAACCTGGCGGCACTGACCATGTTCGGCATCGGCCTGCTGGTGCGTGGCTATTCGGTGGCGCTGACCGGCATCGACATCGCCAAGGCCTATATCCCGCACGGCCTGATGATCGGCGCCGGCATCGTCGCGCTGTTCCAGGTCGCCAATGAAATCCGCCGCGCGCGCTACGTCCCGGCCGCTGACGCACGCACCATCGAAGTCCCGGCCTCGCGCGCGAGCCGCATCCTGTCGGGCGGCTTCCTGATCTACCTGGCGATTGCGCTGCTGATCTCGGTGCTGGCCGGCCATGTCTCTGACATGTCGCTGGGCATGCTGGTGGTGTTCGTGCTGTATGCCGCCTTTGCCGCCTATGTGCATGAGCTGATCGTCGGCATCGCGGCAATGCATTCGGGCTGGTTCCCGGCCTTCGCGGTGGCGCTGATCACGCTGACCATCGGCATCCTGATCGGCTTCCCGCCGACGGCGCTGGCGGTGCTGGTGGGCTTCTCCGCCGCCACCGGCCCGGCCTTTGCCGACATGGGCTACGACCTCAAGACCGGCTACCTGCTGCGTGGCGAAGGCCGCGACATGGAGGCCGAGTTGGCCGGGCGCAAGCAGCAGTTCCTGGCCGCGATGATCGGCTTTGCCGTGGCCGCGGTGGTGGTGCTGGTGTTCCACCGCACCTTCTTCGCGCAGAACATGATCCCGCCGGTGGACCGCGTCTACGCGGCTTCGATCAAGGCGGGCTCGTCGGCGGAAATTGCCCGCAACTTGGTGATCTGGGCCATCCCCGGCGCGCTGCTGCAGCTGATCGGCGGCTCCAGGCGCCAGCTTGGCATCCTGCTCTCCACCGGCATGCTGATTGCCTCGCCGCTGGCCGGCTGGGCCGTGCTGGCCGGCCTGGCGATCCGCTTCGTGCTGCAGCGCCTGCGCGGCGACAAGCACGTGGCCGAGATGAGCGCCTTCGCCGGCGGCGTGATTGCCGGCGACGCGCTGTTCAGCTTCTTCGGCTCCGTCACCAAGCTGCGCAAGTAA
- a CDS encoding IclR family transcriptional regulator: protein MLKTLDGALALLTHFTARQPSWGVRELARHSGVHHAVVHRVLATFAGNGFLVQDALGRYGLGLRWFELGQVMRRTLSPAEVVQPALEALARECGETVFLSWLDGGEGLCTDIAQSQHQLRFSIEVGQRFALDAGAHAKAILAFQPEAFRRQVAGDAPELEARLDQIRADGWAYTCEESAATVAGLALPLRHRDTQAVVGSLAIAGPLQRLTPEAVPRLLEALRTTRNTIGPVAGFMR from the coding sequence ATGCTCAAGACCCTGGACGGCGCCCTGGCGCTGTTGACCCATTTCACCGCCCGCCAGCCCAGCTGGGGCGTGCGCGAACTGGCGCGCCACAGCGGCGTGCACCACGCCGTGGTGCATCGCGTGCTGGCGACCTTTGCCGGCAATGGCTTCCTGGTGCAGGACGCGCTTGGCCGCTACGGCCTGGGGTTGCGCTGGTTCGAGCTGGGACAGGTGATGCGCAGGACACTTTCGCCGGCCGAGGTGGTGCAGCCCGCGCTGGAAGCGCTGGCGCGCGAATGCGGCGAGACCGTGTTCCTGTCGTGGCTGGACGGTGGCGAGGGCTTGTGCACGGATATCGCCCAGAGCCAGCACCAGCTGCGCTTTTCGATCGAAGTGGGCCAGCGCTTCGCGCTGGACGCGGGCGCGCACGCCAAGGCCATCCTGGCATTCCAGCCGGAAGCGTTCCGGCGCCAGGTAGCGGGCGACGCGCCAGAACTGGAAGCACGGCTGGATCAGATCCGCGCCGACGGCTGGGCCTACACCTGCGAGGAATCCGCCGCCACGGTGGCCGGGCTGGCGCTGCCGCTGCGCCACCGCGACACCCAGGCGGTGGTGGGATCGCTGGCCATCGCCGGCCCGCTGCAGCGCCTGACGCCTGAGGCGGTGCCGCGCTTGCTGGAGGCGCTGCGCACCACGCGCAACACCATCGGACCGGTGGCGGGTTTCATGCGCTGA
- a CDS encoding IclR family transcriptional regulator, whose protein sequence is MTLKTLDGALALLTHFTVRQPTWGVRELAKHSGVHYAVVHRVLATFAANGFLVQDAATGKYSLGLRLFELGQVVRKSFSPDEIVRPVLEKLAAQSGETVFLSWLDGHEGLCVGLVQSQHQLRFSIELGERFPLYAGAHAKAMLAFQDDAFRDEVYRQGLARMAPHTTLNRERIEQQLAEVRERGWAHTREEAAASVAGLALPLWSRDRSAVVGSVAIAGPQQRLDEAAVPRLLEALRDASGRLEDVIGFVR, encoded by the coding sequence ATGACACTCAAGACACTGGACGGTGCGCTGGCGCTGCTGACCCACTTCACCGTGCGCCAGCCGACTTGGGGCGTGCGCGAGCTGGCCAAGCACAGCGGCGTGCACTACGCGGTGGTACACCGCGTGCTGGCCACGTTTGCCGCCAACGGCTTCCTGGTGCAGGACGCGGCCACCGGCAAGTATTCGCTGGGACTGCGGTTGTTCGAGCTGGGACAGGTGGTGCGCAAGAGCTTCTCGCCCGACGAGATCGTGCGCCCGGTGCTGGAAAAGCTCGCCGCGCAAAGCGGCGAGACCGTGTTCCTGTCCTGGCTCGATGGCCATGAGGGCCTGTGCGTGGGACTGGTGCAGAGCCAGCACCAGCTGCGCTTTTCGATCGAGCTGGGCGAGCGCTTCCCGCTCTATGCGGGCGCGCATGCCAAGGCCATGCTGGCCTTCCAGGACGATGCCTTTCGCGATGAGGTCTACCGCCAGGGGCTGGCGCGCATGGCCCCCCACACGACGCTGAACCGCGAGCGCATCGAGCAGCAGCTGGCCGAGGTGCGCGAGCGCGGCTGGGCCCATACGCGCGAGGAAGCCGCCGCCAGCGTGGCCGGCCTAGCGTTGCCGCTCTGGTCGCGCGACCGCAGCGCGGTGGTGGGCTCGGTCGCCATCGCCGGGCCGCAGCAGCGGCTGGACGAAGCCGCGGTACCGCGCCTGCTGGAGGCGCTGCGCGATGCCAGCGGCCGGCTGGAAGACGTCATCGGCTTCGTGCGCTGA
- a CDS encoding LLM class flavin-dependent oxidoreductase, with the protein MNHDSIPNGAGVAWSVLDLAPIPEGSDAGQAMRNSLDLARHAEQLGYHRYWLAEHHNMPGIASAATAVLIGYVANGTRTIRVGSGGVMLPNHSPLVIAEQFGTLASLYPGRIDLGLGRAPGTDQATARALRRHLSADSADTFPQDVEELQAYFEDVRPGQRLRAVPGAGLKVPIWLLGSSLFSAQLAAAMGLPFAFASHFAPGFMRQAVDLYRRTFRPSEALDRPYVMLGLNVFAAETGDQARRLFSSLQQQFLALVRGTPGQLRAPVDDIESLWTESEADHIRRSLACSVVGDPDAVRAGMQRFVDDLRPDELMLAGQIHDHQARLRSFAIAADAARSLKTSSAL; encoded by the coding sequence ATGAATCACGACTCTATCCCCAACGGCGCAGGCGTCGCCTGGTCCGTGCTGGACCTGGCCCCCATCCCTGAAGGCAGCGATGCCGGCCAGGCCATGCGCAACTCGCTCGACCTGGCCCGCCATGCGGAGCAGTTGGGCTACCACCGCTACTGGCTGGCCGAGCATCACAATATGCCCGGCATTGCCAGTGCCGCCACCGCCGTGCTGATCGGCTATGTCGCCAACGGCACCAGGACCATCCGCGTGGGTTCGGGCGGCGTGATGCTGCCCAACCATTCGCCGCTGGTGATCGCCGAGCAGTTCGGCACGCTGGCCTCGCTCTACCCGGGCCGCATCGACCTGGGCCTGGGCCGCGCGCCCGGCACCGACCAGGCCACCGCGCGCGCCTTGCGCCGCCACCTGTCGGCCGACAGCGCCGATACCTTCCCGCAGGATGTGGAAGAACTGCAGGCCTATTTCGAAGACGTGCGCCCCGGCCAGCGCCTGCGCGCGGTGCCCGGCGCCGGGCTCAAGGTGCCGATCTGGTTGTTGGGTTCGAGCCTGTTCAGCGCGCAGCTGGCCGCGGCGATGGGCCTGCCGTTCGCCTTTGCCTCGCACTTTGCGCCGGGCTTCATGCGCCAGGCGGTGGACCTGTACCGACGCACCTTCCGGCCCTCCGAAGCGCTGGACCGGCCTTATGTGATGCTGGGCCTGAACGTGTTTGCGGCCGAGACCGGCGACCAGGCGCGCCGCCTGTTCAGCTCGCTGCAGCAGCAGTTCCTGGCGCTGGTGCGCGGCACTCCGGGGCAGCTGCGCGCGCCGGTGGATGATATCGAATCACTGTGGACCGAGAGCGAGGCCGACCATATCCGCCGCTCGCTGGCGTGCTCCGTGGTGGGCGATCCCGACGCCGTGCGTGCCGGCATGCAGCGTTTTGTCGATGACCTGCGCCCGGACGAGCTGATGCTGGCCGGGCAGATCCATGACCACCAGGCGCGCCTGCGCTCGTTCGCCATCGCCGCCGATGCGGCGCGCAGCCTGAAGACCTCATCAGCGCTCTGA
- a CDS encoding sigma-54-dependent Fis family transcriptional regulator encodes MDLRQREHIETVVQATTYLAPPAVLADRIAHDAIIQNSWRRCVHQYGLDPSRMQEARILPQPRLREHQERIDDFARIARHGLQSLYGQVAGLGYVVLLTDAQGVTVDYIGEARSDAALRHAGLYLGAEWSESGAGTCAVGTALATGQALTVHQADHFDATHIPLTCTAAPLFDTHGNLHAILDISALTSPQAKDSQGLALQMVRIYAAHIENANFLRAHRRDWILKLNVAPEFVDVNPEYLLALDEAGRIVGHNHRARLMLEGELGGAPGATVLGQRFETLFDARLEDLGHYVYSRPSEQRLVALTRSGGLLYLSVLPPALRWQAPPAETQVEMPAALAALTGGDAALQQQLQRAARLVDSPINLLIHGETGSGKEFLAKALHLASARRGGPFVAVNCAAIPETLIESELFGHLPNSFSGAGPRGKRGLIQEADGGTLFLDEIGDMPRELQSRLLRVLAEGEVLPVGAARPVPVRLRVISATHHSLEQLVADGRFREDLYYRLNGARFTLPPLRARTDLDWLVRKLLQEGGAEGGEITLSPAARERLHRHRWPGNLRELRNVLEYARAVCADGYIDVPDLPDSLAGPAPSAALPQPGPAQSPAAAPFDPHQLPPEGMLLMQYLRASGWNLSAVARQIGVSRMTLYRRMERYGIQSPNRRDGGPEPTDA; translated from the coding sequence ATGGACCTGCGGCAACGCGAGCACATCGAGACGGTGGTCCAGGCTACCACATACCTTGCCCCGCCGGCCGTGCTTGCGGACCGGATCGCGCACGACGCCATCATCCAGAACTCATGGCGCCGCTGCGTGCACCAGTACGGCCTGGATCCGTCGCGCATGCAGGAGGCGCGCATCCTGCCGCAGCCGCGCCTGCGCGAACACCAGGAACGTATCGACGACTTCGCGCGCATCGCGCGCCACGGCCTGCAAAGCCTGTATGGGCAGGTGGCGGGCCTGGGCTATGTGGTGCTGCTGACCGATGCGCAGGGCGTGACCGTCGACTATATCGGCGAGGCCCGCAGCGATGCCGCGCTGCGCCACGCGGGCCTGTACCTGGGCGCCGAGTGGAGCGAGAGCGGCGCCGGCACCTGCGCGGTCGGCACCGCCCTGGCCACGGGCCAGGCGCTGACGGTGCACCAGGCCGACCATTTCGACGCCACCCATATCCCGCTGACCTGCACCGCCGCGCCGCTGTTCGACACGCACGGCAACCTGCACGCCATCCTCGACATCTCCGCGCTGACCTCGCCGCAGGCCAAGGACAGCCAGGGGCTGGCGCTGCAGATGGTGCGCATCTACGCCGCGCATATCGAGAACGCCAACTTCCTGCGCGCGCACCGCCGCGACTGGATCCTGAAGCTGAACGTGGCGCCGGAGTTCGTCGACGTCAATCCCGAATACCTGCTGGCGCTGGACGAGGCGGGCCGCATCGTCGGCCACAACCACCGCGCCAGGCTGATGCTGGAAGGCGAGCTGGGTGGTGCACCGGGCGCCACCGTGCTGGGCCAGCGGTTCGAGACGCTGTTCGACGCGCGCCTGGAAGACCTGGGCCATTACGTCTATTCGCGCCCGAGCGAGCAGCGCCTGGTGGCGCTGACCCGCAGCGGCGGCCTGCTGTACCTGAGCGTGCTGCCGCCCGCGCTGCGCTGGCAGGCGCCGCCCGCCGAAACGCAGGTGGAGATGCCGGCTGCGCTGGCAGCACTGACCGGCGGCGATGCCGCGCTGCAGCAGCAGTTGCAGCGCGCGGCGCGCCTGGTCGATTCGCCCATCAACCTGCTGATCCACGGCGAGACCGGCAGCGGCAAGGAGTTCCTGGCCAAGGCGCTGCATCTTGCCAGCGCGCGCCGCGGCGGGCCGTTCGTAGCGGTGAACTGCGCGGCGATCCCTGAAACCTTGATTGAAAGCGAATTGTTCGGCCACCTGCCCAACAGCTTCTCCGGCGCAGGCCCGCGCGGCAAGCGCGGCCTGATCCAGGAGGCCGACGGCGGCACGCTGTTCCTGGACGAGATCGGCGACATGCCGCGCGAGCTGCAGTCGCGGCTGCTGCGCGTGCTGGCCGAGGGCGAAGTGCTGCCTGTCGGCGCCGCGCGGCCGGTGCCGGTGCGGCTGCGGGTCATCTCCGCCACGCACCACAGCCTGGAGCAACTGGTGGCCGACGGGCGCTTCCGCGAGGACCTGTACTACCGCCTCAACGGCGCGCGCTTTACGCTGCCGCCGCTGCGTGCGCGCACCGACCTGGACTGGCTGGTCCGCAAGCTGCTGCAGGAAGGGGGCGCAGAAGGCGGCGAGATCACGCTGTCGCCCGCGGCACGCGAGCGGCTGCACCGCCACCGCTGGCCCGGCAACCTGCGCGAACTGCGCAACGTGCTGGAGTACGCGCGCGCGGTCTGCGCCGACGGCTATATCGATGTGCCGGACCTGCCTGACAGCCTGGCGGGACCCGCTCCGTCCGCCGCCCTGCCGCAGCCAGGGCCCGCCCAGTCACCCGCTGCCGCGCCGTTCGATCCGCACCAGTTGCCGCCGGAAGGCATGCTGCTGATGCAATACCTGCGCGCCTCCGGCTGGAACCTGAGCGCGGTCGCGCGGCAGATCGGCGTCAGCCGCATGACGCTGTACCGCCGCATGGAGCGCTACGGCATCCAGTCGCCCAACCGGCGCGACGGCGGCCCAGAGCCCACCGACGCATAA